Proteins encoded within one genomic window of Halomarina litorea:
- a CDS encoding transcription initiation factor IIB, with protein MATRDIYETGFDEDVRVESSANQCPECDGRVTTSAVETVCEDCGLIIDEQPIDHGPEWRAYDQEECERTGAPLTAARHDRGLSTEIGRNVDASGSDLSGRKRRQLGRLRREHRRGKFRSTAERNLAHGLGEVRRIAGALGLAKTIRDQACQLFRSAQSEGLLPGRSIEAMAAASVHGACRCNGCSRTLDDVVIPARVDETSVRSAYKTLNRELGLPAKPVTPSAFVPRLASALDVSNEVRHQARRLAEQVESAGVVTGASPSGVAAACLYDALRDHERGVTQAAVAEAANVTAVTVRIHWKTLQEVAH; from the coding sequence ATGGCAACCAGAGACATCTACGAAACTGGCTTCGACGAGGACGTCCGAGTTGAGTCAAGCGCGAACCAATGTCCCGAATGCGACGGCCGGGTCACCACGAGCGCGGTCGAAACGGTCTGTGAGGACTGTGGGCTAATCATCGACGAACAGCCAATCGACCACGGCCCCGAGTGGCGTGCCTACGACCAAGAGGAGTGCGAACGCACGGGTGCCCCACTCACGGCAGCACGCCACGACCGGGGCCTGTCGACGGAGATCGGCCGGAACGTCGACGCGAGTGGCAGTGACCTCTCGGGGCGAAAGCGACGACAGCTGGGTCGACTTCGACGGGAGCACCGACGCGGGAAGTTCCGGTCGACCGCCGAGCGGAATCTCGCACACGGACTGGGTGAGGTTCGACGCATCGCCGGGGCACTCGGCCTCGCCAAAACGATTCGCGACCAGGCGTGCCAACTCTTCCGGAGCGCGCAGTCAGAGGGACTGCTACCCGGGCGGTCAATCGAGGCGATGGCCGCGGCGAGTGTCCACGGCGCCTGTCGGTGCAACGGCTGTTCGCGAACACTCGACGACGTCGTGATTCCTGCGCGAGTCGACGAGACGAGCGTGCGCAGCGCCTACAAGACGCTCAACCGAGAACTCGGTCTTCCGGCGAAGCCCGTGACCCCGAGCGCGTTCGTTCCCCGACTCGCGTCAGCACTCGACGTTTCGAACGAGGTGCGACACCAGGCGCGACGGCTCGCAGAACAGGTGGAGTCGGCGGGCGTAGTGACGGGCGCCAGTCCCTCCGGCGTCGCTGCGGCCTGTCTCTACGACGCGCTCCGTGACCACGAACGAGGCGTGACGCAGGCAGCGGTCGCCGAGGCTGCGAACGTCACGGCGGTCACGGTACGAATCCACTGGAAGACGCTCCAGGAAGTCGCCCACTGA
- the merA gene encoding mercury(II) reductase: protein MSAETHYDLVILGGGAAAFAAITEASSRGLSTAMVNTGLPLGGTCVNVGCVPSKHLLAVSETAYEPPNNPFDAVRYSSDEPTIDWSAALDEKDRLVGQLRQENYVDVAEHFGTDIHEGYGRFVDSTTIEVVDGPAEGTRITGEKALIATGSSPWAAPIDGLEDVDEQSSSAHQTQSDDVEYETSETILNRHELPESIIILGGGYIALEWGQILHRVGVDVTILQRSERVLSGMEGQLGREMQRCFREEGIDVITGNDFQRVTSVATDGGLATQEIGISVETVVDGEPRTFDAAELFVATGVQPNSENIGLDAIGVDTDDRGAVVVDEHFRTTNPDVYAAGDVIGEPELETVAAKEGNHAVKNAFGDEGKIIDYNAVPAVVFTSPEVASVGITEREYMDEHGACSCRTVQMADVPKARAVEDTRGLLQVVKHHETDEIVGVHMVGPRAADMIMEATLAVKFGLTVDDIIDTVHPFPTFSEALKHACQAFRRDTSTMSCCVE from the coding sequence ATGAGTGCTGAGACACACTACGATCTCGTGATTCTCGGTGGCGGCGCAGCAGCGTTCGCTGCGATTACTGAAGCCAGCAGCCGTGGCCTCTCGACCGCCATGGTCAACACTGGACTCCCGCTTGGTGGAACGTGCGTCAATGTCGGGTGCGTCCCGAGCAAACACCTCCTCGCCGTTTCGGAGACTGCGTACGAGCCACCGAACAACCCGTTCGACGCTGTTCGGTACAGCAGTGATGAACCCACCATCGATTGGTCGGCTGCGCTCGACGAGAAAGATCGACTCGTTGGTCAGCTTCGCCAGGAGAACTACGTCGACGTCGCCGAGCACTTCGGAACCGATATCCACGAGGGGTATGGGAGATTCGTCGATTCGACGACCATCGAAGTGGTCGACGGTCCGGCTGAAGGGACACGCATCACCGGCGAGAAGGCCCTCATCGCGACCGGGAGTTCACCGTGGGCCGCGCCCATCGACGGACTCGAAGACGTTGACGAGCAAAGCTCGTCAGCCCATCAGACGCAGTCTGATGACGTCGAGTACGAAACGAGCGAGACCATCTTGAATCGCCACGAACTCCCCGAGAGCATCATCATCCTCGGTGGTGGGTACATTGCACTCGAATGGGGGCAGATCCTCCACCGCGTCGGCGTCGACGTGACGATTCTCCAGCGCTCCGAACGTGTGTTGTCGGGGATGGAAGGTCAACTCGGTCGCGAGATGCAGCGATGCTTCCGCGAGGAAGGAATCGACGTTATCACTGGCAACGACTTCCAGCGAGTCACCTCAGTGGCAACGGATGGCGGCCTCGCGACGCAGGAAATCGGCATCAGCGTCGAGACGGTCGTCGACGGCGAGCCGCGAACGTTCGACGCTGCCGAACTGTTCGTGGCGACAGGCGTGCAACCGAACAGCGAGAACATCGGACTCGACGCAATCGGTGTTGACACCGACGACCGTGGGGCAGTTGTCGTCGACGAACACTTCCGTACGACGAATCCCGACGTGTACGCCGCAGGAGACGTCATCGGCGAGCCCGAACTGGAGACGGTCGCTGCGAAGGAGGGCAACCACGCGGTGAAGAACGCCTTCGGCGATGAAGGGAAAATCATCGACTACAACGCCGTCCCTGCGGTTGTCTTCACGAGTCCCGAAGTCGCCAGCGTCGGGATCACCGAGCGGGAGTACATGGACGAGCACGGGGCCTGTTCGTGCCGGACGGTTCAGATGGCGGACGTGCCGAAAGCACGAGCCGTCGAGGACACGCGAGGGCTGCTCCAGGTGGTCAAACACCACGAGACCGACGAGATCGTCGGCGTCCACATGGTCGGTCCCCGTGCCGCCGACATGATCATGGAAGCGACGCTGGCCGTGAAGTTCGGCCTGACCGTCGACGACATCATCGACACCGTCCACCCGTTCCCGACGTTCAGCGAAGCGCTCAAACACGCCTGTCAGGCGTTCCGCCGCGATACCTCGACGATGAGTTGCTGCGTCGAGTAG
- a CDS encoding bile acid:sodium symporter family protein, whose product MTDLVEDYLLLWVLCSVGLGFFVPQLAVVTRASTLILAVMIGSISLTLSVDQFRAVDTRSLGLVLVGHVTMPFLAFGIARGLGLSPELTVGFVVLGAVTPELVTPVMTELAGGETALSTTALVVIGVGSIGFIPVVVSVLLGGDVDVPTLPIVEQLVVAVVGPMLVAVGARAWQPDRVSRYDEYYPAVSAVMVVLIIGGVTAANAGVIRSSQTLLLTVGIGAVLLNGLGYGVGFLVGSRWTRPTRIASVLSVGMRDFAVAAALLIAAGLPPVTSLPAVAFGVIEMISSAALARWFDRY is encoded by the coding sequence ATGACCGACCTGGTCGAGGACTATCTCCTCCTCTGGGTGCTTTGCTCGGTTGGCCTCGGCTTCTTCGTCCCACAACTAGCTGTAGTGACCCGCGCATCGACGCTGATCCTCGCGGTGATGATCGGCAGTATCTCGCTAACGCTGTCCGTTGATCAGTTTCGGGCGGTCGATACTCGGAGCCTCGGTCTCGTCCTGGTCGGCCACGTGACGATGCCGTTTCTCGCGTTCGGGATCGCCCGCGGACTCGGCCTATCGCCGGAACTCACCGTTGGATTCGTCGTATTGGGTGCGGTTACCCCCGAACTCGTCACGCCAGTGATGACCGAACTCGCGGGTGGCGAGACGGCGCTCTCGACGACGGCGCTGGTCGTCATCGGTGTCGGGAGTATCGGCTTCATCCCTGTCGTCGTCTCCGTGCTGCTCGGCGGCGACGTCGATGTCCCGACGCTGCCGATCGTCGAGCAACTCGTCGTCGCCGTCGTCGGGCCTATGCTCGTCGCTGTCGGCGCGCGGGCATGGCAGCCCGATCGGGTCAGTCGCTACGACGAGTACTATCCCGCCGTATCTGCTGTGATGGTCGTCCTCATCATCGGCGGGGTGACTGCGGCCAACGCTGGGGTCATTCGATCGAGTCAGACGCTACTGCTCACAGTCGGTATCGGTGCGGTGTTGCTGAACGGCCTCGGTTACGGTGTCGGGTTCCTCGTGGGGAGTCGCTGGACACGTCCGACCCGTATCGCGTCAGTCCTCTCGGTCGGCATGCGGGACTTCGCGGTCGCTGCTGCGCTGCTCATCGCAGCGGGACTCCCACCCGTCACGTCGCTGCCCGCCGTGGCCTTCGGGGTTATCGAGATGATAAGCAGCGCGGCCCTCGCACGGTGGTTCGACCGCTACTGA
- a CDS encoding argonaute/piwi family protein, with protein MNEFTAEVLDEPGLMFADGEESIDPRVGLMKYGPRTPSGKSEHQVINIGYIGSGRSLGGLEKLFKDMELAITADEDKSKRWKPPFPGLGERSPLNFTFNTQKRWRQTITRGEIRDLKQIRSRKDRLEEAVEIIKINLEVLYAKETPPDVVFIAIPEAMWDACTPSHQDHARMQSETSDFHNRIKLLGMEVGLPTQLMQPKTLRGEGVQDKSEIAWNIAVGTLYKAQRGHPWKLTELEDGTCFAGISFYKERGGDQSRTRTAMAQVFLETGENFILRGDPVEGEKHGPGNNHLAEDDAKQLVKKILRHYRSHKKTEPRRLVLHKRSEFWEEEREGFIKGAGNIELMDFVTVRERHPVRALSSGIYPALRGTMVSAPNNEEHYLYTKGYIPALSTYPASNIPEPIVVKPDPEVSDSSPQKLCREMLAFTKLDWNTSDFCTKLPVTIGISDAVGNILAEAEAQNTSLDIHYYHYM; from the coding sequence ATGAACGAGTTCACCGCCGAAGTCCTCGACGAACCCGGCTTGATGTTCGCCGACGGCGAGGAATCCATCGACCCCCGAGTCGGATTGATGAAATACGGACCAAGAACTCCATCCGGCAAATCCGAACACCAGGTAATCAACATCGGGTACATCGGGTCTGGCCGGTCTCTCGGCGGCCTCGAGAAACTGTTCAAGGACATGGAGCTGGCGATTACCGCCGACGAGGACAAGTCGAAGCGGTGGAAACCACCGTTCCCCGGCCTCGGCGAACGGTCGCCGCTGAACTTCACGTTCAACACGCAGAAGCGGTGGCGGCAGACGATCACTCGAGGCGAGATCCGGGACCTGAAACAGATCCGCAGCCGGAAAGATCGGTTGGAAGAAGCGGTTGAGATCATCAAGATCAACCTTGAAGTCCTGTACGCCAAGGAAACGCCGCCTGACGTCGTGTTCATCGCGATTCCAGAAGCGATGTGGGACGCATGCACTCCATCCCACCAAGACCATGCCCGGATGCAGTCAGAGACCAGCGACTTCCACAACCGGATTAAGCTGCTAGGGATGGAAGTCGGGTTGCCGACGCAGCTGATGCAGCCGAAGACCCTCCGCGGTGAGGGCGTCCAGGACAAGTCCGAGATCGCATGGAACATCGCGGTCGGAACACTGTACAAGGCGCAACGCGGCCATCCTTGGAAACTAACCGAGCTGGAGGACGGAACGTGCTTCGCCGGGATATCCTTCTACAAAGAGCGAGGCGGAGACCAATCCCGGACACGGACAGCTATGGCCCAAGTCTTCCTGGAGACAGGGGAGAACTTCATCCTTCGAGGCGACCCCGTCGAAGGAGAGAAGCACGGCCCAGGGAACAACCACCTCGCAGAAGACGACGCCAAGCAACTGGTAAAGAAGATTCTCAGGCACTACCGTAGCCACAAAAAGACTGAGCCGCGACGACTGGTGCTTCACAAGCGGTCGGAGTTCTGGGAAGAGGAGCGAGAGGGCTTCATCAAAGGTGCCGGGAACATCGAGTTGATGGACTTCGTTACGGTCCGAGAGCGGCACCCAGTCCGGGCCTTGAGTTCCGGGATCTATCCGGCGCTTCGAGGCACGATGGTCTCCGCACCGAACAACGAGGAGCACTACCTGTACACGAAGGGGTACATCCCGGCCTTGTCGACGTATCCGGCCTCGAACATCCCGGAGCCGATCGTGGTCAAGCCGGATCCAGAGGTCAGTGACTCATCGCCACAGAAGCTGTGCCGAGAAATGCTGGCGTTCACGAAACTAGACTGGAACACTTCGGATTTCTGCACGAAGCTTCCGGTTACAATCGGAATCTCAGATGCCGTTGGGAACATTCTGGCTGAAGCTGAAGCTCAAAACACCAGTCTGGACATCCATTACTACCATTATATGTAG
- the lpdA gene encoding dihydrolipoyl dehydrogenase, with amino-acid sequence MSDDHDFDLVVLGGGMAGLPVAMKCAYSGMETALVEQDLLGGTCLNRGCIPTKTMIRSAEVTHLARRGEEFGIDIGGEVAPDLEAIVDRKDRVVESIRQGAYDNVDDNDDLTLIEERGRFESPHELHVGDRTISAERVVINTGARPTMPPIDGLDDVAVLDSTDMLFLDEVPDSLVVVGGGYVGCEYAQMYHRFGADVTVVQRPDRLLPREEPDVSRVIEDVFVEEGIDVHTGTAVESLDPSGEDIRVEGNGSDGTLDVTASDVLMAVGRTPNTDEIGLDEAGIETDEDGFVATDDRFATTAEGVYAIGDVSGPPMFTHSARDNADRLSRHLAHGDDVSTEDRVVPWAVFTDPQIGHVGLTEREARDAGYEVGVGRQDLAEQGKPKALGETAGFVKLVTDADSDELLGAHIVGEQGAEIVHELVLAIELGATAEDVADTMHIHPTLPESINSAAGGVHKPS; translated from the coding sequence ATGAGCGACGACCACGACTTCGACCTCGTCGTTCTCGGTGGCGGCATGGCAGGGCTCCCGGTCGCGATGAAGTGTGCCTACTCCGGGATGGAGACTGCACTCGTCGAACAGGACCTCCTCGGGGGGACGTGTCTCAATCGGGGATGCATCCCGACGAAGACGATGATTCGGAGTGCGGAAGTGACACACCTGGCACGACGCGGTGAGGAGTTCGGTATCGATATCGGCGGTGAGGTCGCCCCTGACCTGGAGGCGATCGTCGACCGAAAGGACCGTGTCGTCGAGAGCATCCGCCAGGGGGCCTACGATAACGTCGACGACAACGACGACCTCACGCTCATCGAGGAGCGAGGACGCTTCGAATCCCCACACGAACTCCACGTCGGTGATCGAACGATTTCCGCCGAGCGAGTCGTCATCAATACTGGTGCCCGGCCCACGATGCCACCGATCGACGGACTCGACGACGTGGCGGTCCTCGACAGTACCGATATGCTGTTCCTCGACGAGGTTCCCGATTCGCTCGTCGTCGTCGGGGGCGGATACGTCGGCTGTGAGTACGCCCAGATGTACCACCGGTTCGGCGCGGACGTCACGGTCGTCCAGCGCCCCGATCGACTTCTCCCTCGCGAGGAACCCGACGTCAGCCGTGTGATAGAGGACGTCTTCGTCGAGGAGGGGATCGACGTCCACACTGGGACCGCTGTCGAATCACTCGACCCCTCGGGTGAGGATATTCGCGTCGAGGGGAACGGATCGGATGGCACGCTCGACGTGACCGCCTCGGACGTCCTCATGGCAGTCGGACGAACCCCGAATACTGACGAGATCGGACTCGACGAAGCTGGTATCGAAACTGACGAAGACGGGTTCGTTGCAACCGACGATCGTTTCGCAACGACGGCGGAGGGTGTCTACGCCATCGGTGACGTCAGTGGTCCACCGATGTTCACTCACTCGGCCCGGGACAACGCGGACCGTCTCTCCCGGCATCTTGCGCACGGCGACGACGTCAGCACGGAGGATCGGGTCGTCCCGTGGGCGGTGTTCACCGACCCGCAGATCGGACACGTGGGACTCACCGAGCGGGAAGCCCGTGATGCGGGCTACGAGGTGGGAGTCGGCCGTCAGGACCTCGCCGAACAGGGAAAGCCGAAAGCACTCGGCGAGACTGCTGGATTCGTCAAGCTCGTTACGGACGCCGACAGTGACGAACTACTGGGCGCGCACATCGTCGGCGAGCAGGGCGCGGAGATCGTTCACGAACTGGTGCTCGCGATCGAACTCGGCGCGACAGCGGAGGATGTCGCGGACACGATGCATATCCACCCCACGCTCCCGGAGAGCATCAACTCAGCTGCCGGTGGGGTCCACAAACCATCATAG
- a CDS encoding Rdx family protein, translated as MTTVEIEYCVPCGLRENALTTADRLLAETGRALDDLRLIPGDSGVFTVAVDGEIVFDKDEQGYDIESIVEAVTSRATA; from the coding sequence ATGACGACAGTCGAAATCGAATACTGCGTGCCGTGTGGACTGCGAGAGAACGCGTTGACGACGGCCGACCGGCTACTGGCCGAGACTGGCCGTGCCCTCGACGACCTCCGGTTGATACCCGGAGATAGCGGGGTATTCACTGTCGCCGTCGACGGCGAGATAGTTTTCGACAAGGACGAACAGGGGTACGATATCGAGTCCATCGTCGAGGCTGTCACCAGCCGAGCAACTGCGTGA
- a CDS encoding ArsR/SmtB family transcription factor yields the protein MSIQLLQSTADVNEARANIFGALSDPTRLRIFQTLLEADEPLNVTELCERTDLKTNLVSHHLQCLKNCQLVDAERDGRKKYYDVSRPEAAEMVGLADDCIRQNIESVLGCEIVTDDANANE from the coding sequence ATGAGTATCCAGCTCCTTCAGTCGACCGCCGACGTAAACGAAGCGCGAGCCAACATCTTCGGGGCGTTGAGCGACCCGACCCGCCTCCGGATCTTCCAGACGCTCCTCGAGGCAGATGAGCCGCTGAACGTGACTGAGCTGTGTGAACGGACCGACCTGAAGACGAATCTCGTCTCACACCACCTCCAGTGTCTGAAGAACTGCCAGCTCGTCGACGCCGAACGCGACGGACGGAAGAAATACTACGACGTGAGCCGCCCCGAAGCCGCAGAGATGGTCGGACTCGCCGACGACTGCATTCGACAGAACATCGAGAGCGTCCTCGGCTGTGAAATCGTCACGGACGACGCGAACGCCAATGAGTGA